One Gimesia aquarii DNA segment encodes these proteins:
- the rplF gene encoding 50S ribosomal protein L6, whose product MSRIGNKPIPVPGGVEVKIDSPSISVKGKHGELSLDFHPAMNVELDSETNAIKVSRPNDERQNRALHGLTRALIANMVQGVETPFVKKLEIQGVGYQATLNGQKLSLQVGFANTIVLEVPKGVICELPNNTNIVVTSADKHAVGQFAANIRSVRPPEPYKGKGIRYEGEYVRRKAGKAFAS is encoded by the coding sequence ATGTCTCGAATCGGTAATAAACCAATTCCCGTTCCTGGTGGAGTGGAAGTTAAAATTGATAGCCCATCCATTTCCGTAAAAGGAAAGCATGGTGAGTTATCCTTAGATTTTCACCCCGCTATGAATGTTGAGTTAGATTCGGAAACCAATGCCATTAAAGTTTCTCGTCCCAATGACGAACGACAAAATCGTGCATTGCATGGTCTAACACGTGCCTTAATTGCCAACATGGTTCAAGGGGTTGAAACTCCCTTTGTGAAAAAACTGGAAATTCAGGGAGTTGGTTATCAAGCGACTCTGAATGGTCAAAAATTAAGCCTGCAGGTGGGATTTGCCAATACGATCGTGCTGGAAGTTCCCAAAGGAGTGATTTGTGAATTGCCGAATAACACAAATATTGTTGTGACCTCGGCAGACAAACATGCTGTAGGTCAATTTGCGGCGAATATTCGTAGCGTACGTCCGCCTGAACCTTACAAAGGCAAAGGGATACGTTATGAAGGTGAATATGTAAGGCGTAAAGCTGGTAAAGCCTTTGCGAGCTAA
- the rpsH gene encoding 30S ribosomal protein S8 has translation MMTDPIADMLTRIRNALQIERPFVDIPSSKIKEAIAAALQREGYVWDYEVIENSPQNILRVNLKYGPNGERVIQKILRESKPGRRSYQDLRSMPEVLQGMGISILSTSKGVLSNREAKKEGVGGELLCTIW, from the coding sequence ATGATGACAGACCCTATTGCAGACATGCTGACACGAATTCGTAACGCACTGCAAATTGAACGGCCTTTTGTAGATATTCCTTCATCGAAAATCAAAGAAGCAATTGCAGCTGCTTTGCAACGTGAAGGGTATGTCTGGGATTATGAGGTGATTGAAAACAGTCCTCAAAATATTCTACGAGTGAATTTGAAGTATGGCCCCAATGGAGAACGGGTCATTCAGAAAATCCTTCGTGAGAGTAAACCCGGACGTCGTTCATATCAGGATTTACGGTCAATGCCAGAAGTCTTGCAAGGAATGGGAATTAGTATTCTCTCAACGAGTAAAGGCGTACTCAGTAATCGTGAAGCCAAAAAAGAAGGTGTCGGCGGCGAGTTGCTTTGTACGATCTGGTAA
- the rplR gene encoding 50S ribosomal protein L18, with translation MKLQKTLKKQKQRRAFRIRNTVRNTGRIRLSVYRSNNHIYAQLIDDTAGNTLVSASSKDKSLAGELKNGSNIAAAEKVGQLLGERAVEKGIKEVAFDRGPYRYHGRVAALADSARKAGLDF, from the coding sequence ATGAAATTACAAAAGACCCTGAAAAAGCAGAAGCAACGACGAGCGTTCCGTATTCGCAATACGGTTCGTAACACTGGTCGTATTCGTTTATCTGTTTATCGCAGTAACAATCATATTTATGCTCAATTAATTGATGACACCGCAGGTAATACACTGGTTTCAGCCAGTTCCAAAGACAAAAGCCTTGCCGGTGAACTCAAAAATGGCAGTAACATTGCTGCTGCCGAAAAAGTGGGTCAATTACTTGGTGAACGAGCCGTCGAAAAGGGAATTAAAGAAGTTGCCTTTGATCGTGGTCCTTATCGATATCATGGGCGCGTTGCAGCCTTGGCAGATTCTGCTCGAAAAGCAGGATTGGATTTTTAA
- the rplO gene encoding 50S ribosomal protein L15 — MIIDDVHRGIKKHKKRKRVGRGPGSGHGKTSTRGHKGYGSRAGSSRRTSFEGGQTPLALRVAKRGFNNKQFAKNVAVVNVSSLEQAFENGAEVTPEVLAEKGLAKGRFDQVKILGNGDLSKKLTVTAHLFSQSAETKIQAAGGTVSRILS; from the coding sequence ATGATAATTGATGATGTCCATCGCGGAATCAAAAAGCATAAAAAACGAAAACGAGTTGGTCGTGGACCGGGTTCAGGTCATGGTAAAACATCGACTCGTGGTCATAAAGGTTACGGAAGTCGTGCCGGTTCATCGCGTCGTACGAGCTTTGAAGGGGGACAGACTCCTCTGGCGTTACGCGTTGCGAAGCGTGGGTTCAATAATAAACAGTTTGCGAAGAATGTCGCTGTAGTGAATGTCTCCTCATTGGAGCAGGCATTTGAAAACGGCGCTGAAGTCACTCCTGAAGTGCTGGCTGAAAAAGGCCTGGCGAAAGGACGCTTCGATCAAGTGAAGATTTTAGGTAACGGCGATCTCAGTAAAAAATTAACTGTGACCGCTCATTTGTTTTCCCAGTCAGCTGAGACAAAAATCCAGGCTGCCGGGGGTACTGTCAGCCGAATTTTGTCATAA
- the rpsE gene encoding 30S ribosomal protein S5, with translation MSKEGGKQTPETVIQIRRCACVVKGGRRFSFTALVVVGDKEGRVGWGYGKAIEVPLAVDKAVKQANRSMIQVPVVEHTVPHEVVGRFGSSKVLLLPARPGTGIIAGAGVRAVVEAAGITDIFTKSRGSNNPINVVKATIDGLSKLRTREDVARLRGVEV, from the coding sequence GTGTCAAAAGAAGGTGGAAAGCAAACGCCAGAAACAGTCATCCAGATCCGTCGCTGTGCCTGCGTAGTCAAGGGGGGGCGTCGGTTTAGCTTTACGGCTTTAGTTGTCGTGGGAGACAAAGAAGGTCGTGTTGGCTGGGGATACGGAAAAGCAATCGAAGTTCCATTAGCCGTCGATAAAGCGGTTAAGCAGGCAAATCGAAGCATGATTCAAGTGCCTGTAGTCGAACACACGGTACCTCATGAAGTAGTCGGCCGTTTTGGTTCCTCAAAAGTATTATTGCTCCCAGCTCGTCCTGGTACAGGTATTATTGCTGGAGCTGGTGTGCGTGCCGTTGTGGAAGCAGCTGGAATTACAGACATTTTCACCAAGAGCCGTGGTTCTAATAACCCGATCAACGTGGTGAAAGCCACTATTGATGGACTCTCAAAATTACGAACCCGGGAAGATGTTGCACGTTTGAGAGGAGTTGAGGTCTAA